Proteins from one Vespa crabro chromosome 11, iyVesCrab1.2, whole genome shotgun sequence genomic window:
- the LOC124428221 gene encoding repetitive organellar protein-like isoform X5, whose translation MSGTEDAYAPEEPTPDISMSLIDIQMPETPESTKGQASDGDTCRLESPRMLKPVLGKVQAKKRLMAFANKFNVLPKASNKSSVPQAQVIGTMKDNADNEDNTSDTKLKTKIEHSQHSYNRYSNSSKLKKKTEEKVLAIEEIRREESKSKLLLAEAMAAASLEEESFNRHNSTMWETSRNSKGRSRQKDTVSSHRVSNKSMMERKRKQHNKEGKEGSVNKQTKERHESKEKYYYKASLQNREQQRKDKEKKDDKCKRDETKVELNRDKKDDGKDKKEGHKDKKEEIREKKEESKDKKEKQNDLRESIADVKSKKDKNKLKDKEKEREIKKYGSWAEMKKSGVTLDEVIQLRKPEISERSIKSRTVQDYARYLDQMLMLNNYRLKRTALIAEGLDGPKEFPPESIKLTKRGRQLVYCENPRVSLLLNQQQLLQAVTLDRREKLRDICDATSIQVNIEDNEELLCSRNWYKKINIIKPNSDSKWQLSINVIPPKSKWDSEDEEISQENDEIENEEKQMEIENIIEQGDKVSTSISDSPENSRNVENTDNQNNSDVIKPEILDKASVSPILLSAGNEKLASEYEQFMKMVCTDIPLPDAVKTVQKFSSEKCLLKSVSPSNYHEFNIELTSLEDKYNTFSTTKSIACENQNKITNEVLTEKQLQENECLENSCLTFQHSEHSNLSINSQAPMQENERIFEDATICEEKEIEESESIPNDWENVRIKVEHLSDENSESRKRRRKKKRLQNKTSSSESSSSSSSTDSEDKKTKRRRNRKLSQDSSSSDSDSSESSSTSSSSESFSSDSKRRKKRRKKRKIGKRKRKAKRIARIKKRRRRKISSPSSSSESDERRKRKKINKRNLKSRKVLNEKEIDSRELINEVSDSTIKHTLQIQSASKKIKEEMNVEMVQGEKQNLWENKNKSVVNKESQDKTADKFLEEWEVNSVIIGKRFESQISEMNRDVSKLKDDEQNKLKKMDRVDKNIIAIEKLNEKRSDDNFSEGKQKIDNDLDEKKKRKKDKDKKSNTEFLTDWERESERIARQIIQDDMKLSKKLEKHKKEKWRETEFDTLNVPSLTQLEKEVSKGQLLADDWEVDSLEAIADLTVNKRRASHSSIKKLEKEVKYDKKTDTYIAVDKESARESRKKIERLCTIRIWEDEEEEGEKEAMMLVQEKNKRKKDDWDIEEESFMRINEKGKDNIDTSSITSATSAATTIVSDIIDIACNAQSDLPINYVKNIKDRNSMEMLDKLKENEFNINKKIKKSRWDIGSQSDEKMELKASVMWEEECVEWSNRTKSEHTSNRTSLDVSEKISLKDKVKDDICHVVNQPLNVEAFSSKYSENPTNFLKRKQSCNLKLEDKKLLEQSWSENANIDTIIEKTSIMNKKNPCTERLKTILDIDNKLGQRSIELYSPSSPAPSQKSEDIEASSSGINSTSLSKTRSHEDKNKELCQMEEKSLSSSTIPLQLKKFHENICIAPKISTSKHSLQNMTVHSKTEKCNTVVAENSEKLLNNLLLNDSCSDAHSSKSLQMDMFAEYETDISYSNENVPHVDTKTEINIKNDETNEEKATFKLIPKQFLIRRSNEHDKSKKTEVPLLDSAQQVAALLTIQKKLLQSHILDSDKEDTEFVSIHVADANKTLDANIISTDECSSTDHPITATNVQLGSKEEILQNAQLQSTHTKFQTSNMYSDQSDEYKNQDKKKGENTKTNKLTIIEDNSDTDIPQSTKSLDREERRKRPLKQEDDKRYNDRNKDKRDRKSNELMRDRIDKRDYKEIKRLEYNENRRKISPMRNKRKHVDSPCTSWECEGSGSGSHSRSWSRSRSKSPRRRDETNVYIRDRKLSRSTRTRNTDDRKDRFTRSPERSITTSYNKSNKNNRDEWNKRKYDSMEKNREKEMKPYDPIEILRERNMELNKHSENRVQIEEETDQTFWQFEMDNALRDGESLDSFSNQQDMNLDYNNRTYYRDESLEREIMEGPISSRRSKKQRLNIRRDMQWAKVGDSMRRTEKLQKRSRLSPCLRHSPSGLSVDRFRCVSRSRSRSWSRSRSRSRTRSRSPSLLRDKINGSMRERKEGRDSRQNCEETGRRIETIVQSTSSVTRVTADSTVMDTEMQISSGVDNVPSNFQYSGVNESSNDYYYTENNLTYPPCIDDTVASSPKRLSLDDRLELELGIKKQHEQETNILSDYSNNFNPNTVVYPSPPPQQPQQLYRRQPTVLQVGNVLQVVPADYNGISPARTEIPVITTPPIVHGSSQVVRVGNVLQVVPTSLDWSGGTQSTVDQPGTTSYSTDPSPSPVSVPISVPVPVPVPMPVPTIPSVVSTPTQSSTLSPVPLSLSIPVPAPVPIPISAATYPRSEITVQKVSAQPVYNYEAILEARRKEREERKRLREMRRKEKERRRIEKVNRRALRLLEKKTIGTPQSENTTLSDNRKIPPSIDRSVIKALHEGDEEATLDGQSVKEPDNSVSLITSVEEEEDVAGDDDEDDEEEEEAEGEDEDEDYEDPEDDEEEEELNDQKSISKTDNRKEEIKEIEVPLNDMNTNQAESKPKDWPLLPVAPLKGILISPGFRKDTFSNGNIDNLSTVDGENEDCIDKDEADIEKTSDINKGDNTSENKINMTKHKMKLKIKVSQKKKRTKKSVQFADGVKPGEGTSPSGGEGDMPSPPPPSSTISQDSPCDLKRSLSKRIKKEKRARHPKTKKKVKVKIIKLKKPRVTPLSAMMIEDSDELDDLPPPPPPPGSPPPPNLWPSYLSAYSGTVRATETQSIVSTPTPVQAPPPPTPLPLLVPPPPLNYTIQPCTKANYEIANLYQFFSMKK comes from the exons ATGTCTGGAACTGAGGATGCTTATGCCCCAGAGGAGCCTACACCGGACATTTCAATGTCTTTAATAGATATACAGATGCCTGAAACGCCAGAAAGTACTAAAGGCCAAGCAAGTGATGGAGATACATGTAGGTTAGAAAGTCCAAGAATGCTTAAACCCGTTCTTGGTAAAGTTCAAGCTAAAAAGCGGTTAATGGCATTTGCAAATAAGTTTAATGTATTACCAAAAGCCTCAAATAAATCTTCTGTACCTCAAGCGCAAGTTATTGGTACTATGAAAGATAATGCAGACAATGAAGATAATACCAGCGATACAAAATtaaagacaaagatagaaCATAGCCAGCATTCATACAATCGTTACTCAAATAgtagtaaattaaaaaagaaaacag aagaaAAGGTTTTGGCAATAGAAGAAATTAGAAGAGAAGAGTctaaaagtaaattattacTGGCTGAAGCCATGGCTGCAG CAAGTTTGGAAGAAGAAAGTTTTAACAGACATAATTCAACAATGTGGGAAACCTCTAGAAATTCGAAAGGAAGGTCTAGACAAAAGGACACAGTTTCTTCCCATAGGGTTTCTAATAAATCTATGATGGAACGCAA GAGAAAACAACAtaacaaagaaggaaaagaaggaagtgtaaataaacaaacaaaagaacgGCAtgagagtaaagaaaaatattactataagGCGTCTCTTCAAAATAGGGAAcaacaaagaaaagataaggaaaagaaagatgataaaTGTAAACGAGATGAAACCAAAGTAGAGTTAAACCGCGATAAAAAGGATgatggaaaagataaaaaggaaggccataaagacaagaaagaagaaataagagaaaagaaggaagaatcaaaggacaaaaaggaaaaacaaaatgatttgCGAGAAAGTATTGCAgatgtaaaaagtaaaaaagataaaaataaattgaaagataaagaaaaagaaagagaaataaaaaaatatgggTCATGGGCAGAAATGAAAAAGTCAGGCGTAACTCTGGATGAAGTCATTCAATTAAGAAAACCAGAAATTTCAGAACGATCCATAAAAAGCAg GACAGTGCAAGATTATGCACGTTACTTAGATCAGATGTTGATGttgaataattatcgtttGAAACGTACTGCCTTAATTGCTGAAGGACTAGATGGACCTAAAGAGTTTCCCCCTGAATCTATCAAATTAACAAAACGTGGACGGCAATTAGTTTATTGTGAAAATCCTcgtgtttctcttttattaaatcaacAGCAGTTACTTCAGGCTGTTACATTGGATCGTCGGGAAAAGCTGCGAGATATATGTGATGCAACATCTATaca AGTCAACATAGAGGATAATGAAGAACTATTGTGTTCTCGTAATtggtataagaaaataaatataattaaacctAATAGTGACTCAAAATGGCAATTATCCATTAATGTAATACCACCAAAATCAAAGTGGGATAgtgaagatgaagaaatttcacaagaaaatgatgaaatagaaaatgaggaaaaacaaatggaaatagagaatattattgaacaag gAGACAAGGTATCAACATCGATTTCTGATTCACCTGAAAATAGCAGAAATGTAGAAAATACAGACAATCAGAATAATTCTGATGTTATAAAACCTGAAATTCTAGATAAAGCATCTGTATCTCCAATCTTATTATCTgcaggaaatgaaaaattagcTTCAGAATATGAGCAATTCATGAAAATGGTGTGTACGGATATTCCTTTACCAGATGCAGTAAAAACAgtacaaaaattttcttcagaAAAATGTTTGCTTAAATCTGTATCTCCATCAAATTATCATGAATTTAATATAGAATTAACATCATTGGAAGATAAATATAACACTTTTTCTACAACAAAAAGTATAGCATgtgaaaatcaaaataaaattactaatGAAGTATTAACTGAGAAACAATTGCAAGAAAATGAATGTCTAGAAAATTCGTGTCTAACGTTTCAGCATTCTGAACATTCCAATTTATCAATAAACTCGCAAGCTCCTATGcaggaaaatgaaagaatatttgaAGATGCAACTATTtgtgaggaaaaagaaatagaagagtcAGAATCTATACCTAACGATTGGGAAAATGTTCGGATCAAAGTAGAACACTTGAGCGATGAGAATTCTGagtcaagaaaaagaagaaggaagaaaaaacgcTTACAAAATAAGACATCTAGTAGCGAATCatctagtagtagtagttccACAGATTCTgaagataaaaagacaaaacgACGCCGTAACAGAAAATTATCACAGGATTCAAGTTCATCTGATTCTGATAGTAGCGAAAGTAGTAGTACTAGCAGTAGTAGCGAGTCTTTCAGCTCAGATAgcaaacgaagaaagaagaggaggaagaaaagaaaaattggaaaaagaaaaaggaaagcaaaaagaatagctagaattaaaaaaagacgtagaagaaaaataagttcgCCATCGAGTAGTAGTGAATCtgatgaaaggagaaaaaggaaaaaaataaacaaaaggaatttaaaaagcagaaaagtattgaatgaaaaagaaattgatagcagagaattaataaatgaGGTTTCAGATTCAACTATTAAACATACATTGCAAATACAATCTGCATcgaaaaagattaaagaagaaatgaatgtGGAAATGGTTCaaggagaaaaacaaaatttatgggaaaataaaaacaaatctgTAGTTAACAAAGAAAGTCAAGACAAAACTGCAGATAAATTCTTAGAAGAATGGGAAGTAAATTCAGTAATTATAGGTAAACGATTTGAAAGTCAAATTTCGGAAATGAATCGCGATGTGAGTAAGTTAAAGGATGACGAGCAAAATAAGCTTAAAAAAATGGACAGAGTagacaaaaatattatcgcaATTGAAAAACTGAATGAGAAGCGATCTGATGACAATTTCTCAGaaggaaagcaaaaaatagataatgatttggatgaaaaaaagaaaagaaaaaaagacaaggataagaaaagtaatactGAATTTCTTACTGAttgggaaagagaaagtgaacgTATAGCACGGCAAATAATACAGGATGATATGAAGTTATCGAAAAAGTTGGAGAAAcacaagaaggaaaaatggaGAGAAACAGAATTTGATACTTTGAATGTACCATCATTAACGCAACTCGAAAAAGAAGTTAGTAAAGGGCAACTATTAGCAGATGATTGGGAAGTAGACAGTTTAGAAGCTATTGCAGATTTAACTGTTAATAAGAGAAGAGCTTCTCATagttctataaaaaaattggaaaaagaagtgaaatatgataaaaaaacgGATACATATATTGCAGTGGACAAAGAAAGTGCAAgggaaagtagaaagaaaatagagagattgTGTACTATAAGAATAtgggaagatgaagaagaggaaggtgAGAAAGAAGCAATGATGCTCgtacaagagaaaaataaaagaaagaaagatgattgGGATATTGAAGAAGAATCATTTATgcgtattaatgaaaaaggcaaagataatattgatacaAGTAGTATAACCAGTGCTACTAGCGCTGCTACAACTATAGTtagcgatattattgatattgcttGCAACGCTCAATCCGATTTACCcattaattatgttaaaaatattaaagatagaaatagcaTGGAAATGCTTGATAAATTGAaggaaaatgaatttaatattaacaaaaaaattaagaaaagtcGTTGGGATATAGGATCACAATCTGATGAGAAGATGGAACTCAAAGCTTCTGTTATGTGGGAAGAGGAATGTGTTGAATGGTCAAATCGAACTAAATCTGAACATACAAGTAATAGAACATCCTTGGATGTATCTGAAAAGATTTCATTAAAAGATAAGGTCAAAGATGATATTTGCCATGTTGTAAATCAACCATTAAATGTTGAGGCCTTCAGTTCTAAATACTCGGAAAATCCtacaaattttcttaaaagaaaacaatcttGTAATTTGAAGttggaagataaaaaattattagaacaatCATGGAGTGAAAATGCAAATATTGATACAATTATAGAAAAGACATcgattatgaataaaaaaaatccatGTACAGAACGGTTGAAAACTATTCtggatattgataataaattaggTCAAAGGAGCATAGAGTTATACAGTCCAAGTTCTCCAGCGCCGTCTCAGAAGTCTGAGGATATTGAAGCTTCTTCTAGTGGCATTAATTCAACTTCTTTGAGCAAGACTAGATCACACgaagacaaaaataaagaattatgtCAGATGGAAGAAAAGTCATTATCTTCTTCCACTATACCATTACAATTAAAGAAGtttcatgaaaatatatgCATAGCTCCTAAAATATCAACATCAAAACATAGTCTTCAAAATATGACTGTTCActcaaaaacagaaaaatgtaATACAGTTGTTGCTGAAAATTCTGAAAAGTTGCTTAATAATTTACTTCTCAATGATTCATGTTCAGATGCACATTCATCTAAATCTTTACAAATGGATATGTTTGCTGAATATGAAACGGATATATCTTATAGTAATGAAAATGTTCCGCATGTTGATACAAAAacagaaattaatataaaaaatgatgagacaaatgaagaaaaagcaaCTTTTAAACTTATtccaaaacaatttttaattcggCGCTCTAATGAGCAtgataaatcaaaaaagacTGAAGTGCCCTTACTTGATTCTGCACAACAAGTTGCAGCTCTTTTAACAATCCAGAAAAAGCTCTTACAATCGCATATACTAGACAGCGACAAAGAAGATACAGAATTTGTATCTATACATGTAGCAGATGCGAATAAAACTCTTGATGCCAATATTATAAGTACTGATGAATGTTCTTCTACTGATCATCCTATAACTGCCACTAATGTTCAATTGGgatcaaaagaagaaatattacaaaacgCCCAGCTACAAAGTACTCATACAAAATTTCAAACATCCAACATGTATTCTGATCAAAGTGATGAATACAAAAAtcaagataagaaaaaaggtgaaaatactaaaacaaataaacttactattattgaagataataGTGATACAGACATACCACAAAGTACAAAATCTTTAgatagagaggagagaagaaagagaccTCTTAAGCAGGAAGATGATAAACGATACAATGAtcgtaataaggataaaagagatagaaaaagtaatgaaTTGATGAGAGACAGAATTGATAAAAGAGATTATAAAGAGATCAAAAGGTTGGAATACAatgaaaacagaagaaaaataagccCAATGAGAAACAAGAGAAAGCACGTCGATAGTCCGTGTACTTCTTGGGAATGCGAAGGAAGTGGAAGTGGTAGCCATAGCCGTAGCTGGAGTCGAAGTCGAAGTAAAAGTCCAAGAAGACGGGATGAAACTAATGTATATATTCGAGATAGAAAATTAAGTAGATCTACTAGAACAAGGAATACAGACGATCGAAAAGATAGATTTACACGAAGTCCAGAAAGATCAATTACTACTAGTTACAACAAAT caaATAAAAACAACCGTGATGaatggaataaaagaaaatatgatagtATGGAGaaaaatcgagagaaagaaatgaaaccaTATGATCCAATCGAAATTTTAAGGGAAAGAAATATGGAACTTAATAAACATTCTGAAAATAG AGTACAaattgaagaagaaacagaTCAAACATTTTGGCAATTTGAAATGGATAATGCTTTACGCGATGGAGAATCTTTGGATTCATTTAGTAATCAACAGGATATGAActtagattataataatagaacttACTATAGAGATGAAAgcttagaaagagaaattatggAAGGTCCTATTTCCTCTAGGCGAAG cAAAAAACAAAGATTAAACATACGAAGAGATATGCAGTGGGCAAAAGTAGGCGATTCTATGCGAAGAACAGAAAAACTCCAGAAAAGGTCACGACTATCTCCATGTTTAAGACACTCACCATCCGGATTATCCGTGGACAGATTTAGATGCGTATCAAGATCGCGATCAAGATCGTGGTCTCGATCAAGATCGCGATCAAGGACAAGATCAAG GTCACCATCTTTATTAAGGGATAAGATCAATGGAagcatgagagaaagaaaagaaggaagagatagTAGACAAAATTGTGAAGAAACTGGTAGACGTATAGAGACAATTGTGCAGTCAACATCCAGTGTAACGAGGGTAACGGCAGATTCTACTGTTATGGATACAGAGATGCAGATTAGTAGCGGTGTTGATAACGTACCttcaaattttcaatattccgGTGTGAACGAGTCTAGTAATGATTACTATTATACGGAGAATAACTTAACTTATCCTCCTTGCATAGATGATACTGTTGCAAGTTCTCCAAAACGTTTATCGCTTGACGACAG ATTGGAATTAGAATTAGGAATTAAAAAGCAACATGAACAAGAAACAAATATACTCTCTGATTAttccaataattttaatccaaATACTGTTGTATATCCATCTCCTCCACCACAACAGCCACAACAATTGTATCGCCGTCAACCTACAGTATTGcag GTGGGCAATGTTTTACAAGTGGTACCTGCAGATTATAACGGAATATCTCCAGCACGTACAGAAATACCTGTTATTACAACACCTCCAATCGTACATGGATCCAGTCAAGTTGTACGAGTTGGTAATGTCCTTCAAGTAGTACCAACGTCTTTAGATTGGAGCGGTGGTACACAGTCAACTGTAGATCAACCAGGAACAACTTCATATTCTACTGATCCATCACCTTCTCCTGTTTCAGTTCCAATTTCCGTTCCTGTACCCGTTCCTGTCCCTATGCCCGTACCCACTATTCCTTCTGTAGTATCAACGCCAACACAAAGTTCTACCTTGTCCCCAGTGCCTTTATCTCTATCAATTCCTGTACCTGCACCTGTACCAATACCTATTTCTGCAGCAACATATCCAAGATCAGAAATTACAGTACAGA AAGTATCAGCACAACCAGTATATAATTATGAAGCAATACTTGAAGCTCgccgaaaagaaagagaagaacgtAAGAGATTGCGCGAAAtgcgtagaaaagaaaaagaacgcaGACGAATAGAAAAAGTTAATCGAAGAGCACTTCGACTTCTTGAGAAGAAAACAATAGGTACACCGCAATCAGAGAATACAACTTTATCAGATAATCGAAAAATACCACCATCTATAGATCGATCGGTTATAAAGGCTCTTCATGAAGGAGATGAAGAAGCTACTTTAGATGGCCAGTCAGTAAAGGAACCAGATAATTCAGTTTCTTTAATAACTtctgtagaagaagaagaagatgttgCAGGAGATGATGACGAGGAtgatgaggaagaagaggaagcggaaggagaagatgaagatgaagattaCGAAGATCctgaagatgatgaagaagaagaggaattaAATGATCAGAAGTCAATATCTAAAACAGACAATCGAAAGGAAGAGATTAAAGAGATAGAAGTGCCACTAAACGATATGAACACAAATCAAGCAGAATCCAAACCGAAAGATTGGCCGTTATTACCTGTAGCACCTTTAAAAGGAATACTTATATCACCTGGTTTTAG GAAAGATACATTTTCTAATGGAAATATAGATAATCTTTCTACAGTAGATGGGGAGAATGAAGATTGTATAGATAAAGACGAGGCtgatatagaaaaaacaaGTGATATAAACAAAGGAGATAATACCTctgagaataaaattaatatgacaAAGCATAAAATGAAgttaaagataaaagtatcgcaaaagaaaaaaagaacaaaaaaatctgTGCAATTTGCTGATGGTGTGAAACCTGGTGAAGGAACTAGTCCTAGTGGTGGAGAAGGAGATATGCcatctccacctcctccttcaAGTACGATTTCTCAAGACAGTCCTTGTGACTTAAAAAGGTCACTttctaaaagaataaaaaaagagaagagagcaAGACATcccaaaacaaagaaaaaagtcaaa gtaaaaataattaaattaaagaaaccACGCGTCACTCCTTTGTCTGCTATGATGATAGAGGATTCTGATGAATTGGATGATCTtccaccgccgccgccaccaccaggttctcctcctcctccaaaTTTATGGCCCAGTTATCTTTCAGCATATAGTGGAACAGTTAGAGCTACTGAAACACAATCAATTGTTTCAACACCAACTCCAGTACAagctccaccaccaccaactcCATTACCACTTTTAGTTCCTCCACCGCCATTAAATTATACGATACAACCTTGTACTAAGGC taattatgaAATAGCCAATTTATACCAGTTTTTCtccatgaaaaaataa